The following coding sequences lie in one Liolophura sinensis isolate JHLJ2023 chromosome 4, CUHK_Ljap_v2, whole genome shotgun sequence genomic window:
- the LOC135464626 gene encoding aggrecan core protein-like, which yields MEMATFVFVLVTATAVVTCERRDVAAIPFPSLENISSLILNNNESKVPAEGSNIKILEFGETTTPGTLENNEGGASPGETPENVTTPTDIPKTTSVYPGCLPQATENSKTIENKTTTEMPETVGTTPTEMPETTSEDVSGSGSGSGDDEEGSGELGSGEVDNDVCPQGFTLISKLNRCYLFSTVRADWFESKKRCWMRNSYLVSIETKEENDYLLREVAKRQSDFLIGGNDIDTQFKFVWDQDKRPFRFAQWAPDEPNNQFGQERCVELKYYYKQERWYWNDLPCSVSKKFICERPSWL from the exons ATGGAAATGGCGACGTTCGTTTTTGTGCTGGTGACAGCCACGGCAGTTGTGACTTGTGAGAGACGTGACGTAGCCGCCATCCCATTCCCATCGCTGGAAAATATATCCAGTCTTATTCTGAACAACAACGAGAGCAAAGTTCCGGCTGAGGGTTCCAACATAAAAATACTCGAGTTTGGCGAGACAACAACCCCTGGCACACTGGAGAATAACGAAGGTGGGGCAAGTCCGGGGGAAACTCCCGAAAACGTGACGACGCCGACGGACATACCTAAAACCACATCGGTATACCCTGGCTGTTTACCTCAAGCAACGGAAAATTCCAAAAcaattgaaaacaaaaccacTACGGAAATGCCCGAAACTGTTGGGACAACTCCTACGGAAATGCCCGAAACGACATCGGAAGACGTATCCGGTTCTGGATCTGGTTCAGGAGATGACGAAGAAGGATCCGGTGAATTGGGATCCGGAGAG GTAGACAACGATG TCTGTCCGCAAGGGTTCACACTCATTTCAAAACTGAACCGGTGTTACTTATTCAGCACGGTGAGAGCTGATTGGTTCGAATCTAAGAAAAGATGTTGGATGAGAAACTCCTACCTTGTCTCGATAGAGACGAAAGAAGAAAATGACTATCTGCTGAGGGAAGTTGCGAAGC GCCAAAGCGACTTTCTGATCGGAGGGAATGACATTGACACCCAGTTCAAGTTCGTCTGGGATCAAGACAAGAGGCCCTTCCGCTTCGCCCAGTGGGCACCGGATGAGCCCAATAATCAGTTTGGTCAAGAACGCTGTGTAGAACTGAAATATTACTACAAGCAAGAACGCTGGTATTGGAACGACCTGCCTTGCTCTGTTTCAAAGAAATTCATCTGCGAAAGACCATCGTGGCTTTGA